One Candidatus Zixiibacteriota bacterium DNA window includes the following coding sequences:
- a CDS encoding FAD-dependent oxidoreductase, translating into MPELFFKTSMESKPPEEKGKVYDLIILGGGPAGLSAALYAGRARLDTLLIEKNLPGGQIMITDWVENYPGFPEGITGLELAKKFEDHARKFGTRIVLEEVVDVDLKTEPKIIKTSQGEYRAHAIILATGNEPRKLGIPGEEKFKGRGVSYCATCDGPFFKDKDIVIVGCGNSGVQEGLYLLRFVKSITFVERLQCHNAEKILMERALKEPRMKFYYEHELVS; encoded by the coding sequence ATGCCGGAATTATTCTTCAAAACTTCTATGGAAAGTAAACCCCCGGAGGAAAAAGGTAAAGTTTATGATCTGATAATCCTGGGTGGCGGTCCCGCGGGACTATCTGCAGCACTTTACGCCGGAAGAGCCCGGCTGGATACCCTTTTGATAGAAAAAAACCTGCCCGGAGGACAGATCATGATCACCGATTGGGTGGAAAACTACCCTGGCTTCCCGGAGGGGATAACCGGCCTGGAGCTGGCAAAAAAATTCGAGGATCACGCCAGGAAATTCGGCACCAGGATAGTTCTGGAGGAAGTGGTAGATGTGGACCTCAAAACAGAGCCTAAGATTATTAAAACCTCTCAGGGAGAGTATCGTGCACACGCTATAATTTTAGCCACTGGAAACGAGCCCCGCAAACTCGGTATCCCTGGAGAGGAGAAATTCAAAGGCAGGGGTGTATCTTACTGTGCTACTTGCGATGGTCCATTTTTCAAAGATAAGGATATAGTGATAGTGGGATGCGGAAATTCCGGGGTTCAGGAAGGACTCTATCTTCTGCGGTTTGTAAAGAGCATCACCTTTGTGGAACGCCTGCAATGTCACAATGCGGAAAAAATCCTGATGGAGAGGGCATTGAAAGAGCCCAGGATGAAATTTTATTACGAGCATGAGCTGGTCTCCAT